A region of the Anolis carolinensis isolate JA03-04 chromosome 1, rAnoCar3.1.pri, whole genome shotgun sequence genome:
CAATGCTGATACTGCTGAAAATCCTTCAATTcaacagagaaagaaaagggagagcTGATTGTTCCTTGAACCCTTACTTGGCTTGAAGAAGAAAAGGTTACaagaggacatgatagccatgcttgtatatttgaaagaatgtagTATTGAGAGAGGACCaatgttttctgctactctagagactggaacatggagcaatggattcaaattgcaggaaaggaaatttcacctaaacattaggaagaactccttgATTATCAATGTGCAATAtgatgcctcagagtgtggtaaacagaggctggatggccatctctcatgggtgcttttcttgcatggcaggaggttggactggatgacctttggagtttctcccaactccatgattctatgattccaagtcAGTAACGTAAGCTTAGATTTTATCCGAAAGTCAGGATTCATCCCTCCTCTGAGGATTCAGCATCTAATGCAGGTTGAGCAGGCACAGAGAGACGTAATTGGAAGTGTGAACAATGACTAATTTGATCTAAGAGCCACAGGTTATACAATAGAACAATGGTGAACACATATAGTTATAACCTTCAGAGCAGCTCCAAGTACATTGTTAAACATGGCATTTGAAACTAGATCGGAAAAAAACGATAGGTTGCAATAATTACCCAGTTTGCACTGTCACAAGAAATAACTCTTCCCAACATAAAAAGCTCTCTTGaagttttctgtttgtttgcaaAACTTCTTCCCTGAATATCTGACAATCAGATAACACACATAGTGACAGCAATTGTTCGGTTGAACTAAGGACAGGAGACCTGTTGCTCTCTAGATGTTTCTGGACGATGTATCCGAACCAGACAGCTCCAGCCAACATGGTGAATGggcagggatgatgggagttgctcCAATATCCAGACAGCCAAAGGTCTTTCATCCATGGTACCCTACCAACAGTTCAATCCATATctaatgtggtttttttttttttgtaaagcaaTGTGATCACACCAGGGAGTGGGAAGAATGCCAATATCATGGTTTCGAAAGCTCAGAACATATGGGATTGCTTAGCTGACAAAATTCTGATTTACTAGCATTTCTTTGGGGGTTTGTGTCCTTTGCAGGAGGCTTAATTGAAGCTGGTCCCATAAAAAGCTATCACATCTCTCTCCAAAATAGCCTCCTTTCCTCAAATTGCAAAATTCAGTTTCGGTAAAGACTCCTAATTTATTCTCTGTGGAGCACTCCAGGAAGAACTGAAATTTATGTAACATTATCGGTGTATGAGACTGTATGTAATCTACATTTTCAGCATGCCTTCATTTCAAATTTCTTTGATTTTATGAAGTGCCAAGAGTAAAAACAGATGTTACATTATTTCACATTTTGGATATTGTATCCCAAACCGGTATACATATATCCCCCAAAAGGGACTGTGGATTGCCTAGTCAGTTTGGGGATAGATTAAGAGGCCCCAAAAATGCTTGGCTCCGGCCTTTTTATGCCAAGGTTTTCAAAATGCTTAAAATAAATATGATTCTAATCTAATCTCCAGGAGTGTAGTCAAGCATTGCTGGGGTGAGGACTCAGTTTTACAAACTTAAAAGGCAGGGGCCAACTTAAAATGTTATTAGCTCTTGGAGTATGTTTATATGGGAGCTTTCCCAGCAAAATCCAGAGCATATTGAGCATGTCTAAATCTCACTAAAATCAGTGGGGCTTGAAACTCTGCCGATATGTACATACCATAGTAATAACTGAACTTTCCATCAAAGTCCATCTGTTCTTGCGAGCTCTTGTTCTTTTCCTCACTACGATATTCTGTAtgggttttttttgcaagatGCTCCTAGATAGCATATTAACTCTGCACAAACAACTGGTCATTGCTTCATTGTTCAGGAAATTATCTCAAACATCTGGACAGGATGAAGCAATATTATCACCAAGGAGCAATTTATCACAGTTTCATAGAAAGTTATTACTGCTTGCTCCTCTTTAATATTTAAATGATAAGACTGACAACTCAAGATAAATAAAGCCCAGGACAGATGATTCACAGAACCCCAAACCAGAATAATTCAGTTCCTTATTCTGGCAAGTCTCTGTCCTTTTTTGAAGAAACAGGTCTTGGATAATGTGCTGGActtttatttcttgttgtttATACTCATGCATGTTTTAACCAATTTTAATTCTATGACTGcttaattattttttaacttttgtatcctgAGAATGTTTACCtatgttgttttaactgttgtaagtcATTTTGAGTCATATACTAGGAAAAGGACAAGGTACgtctgagcactggactatgattctAAAGACCAGACTTTGATTTTCGGTTTAGCTGTGGAGACCCACTGTGAGGCCTTGAGCAggtcacagggtgcatctacattgtagaattaatgcaattcatttgaattgccatggctgaatgctatgaaatcatgggagtgtTGCTTGTGCAAGATAttttgcctcctctgccaaagagtgctggtgcttcgccaaactacaactacaaggattccatatcattgagccgtGCCAATGCaagcagtgccaaactgcattaattctatagtgtagatgcaccaacatatgctcagctccagaaaacctaGTGATAGGGTCTCCTTAGGGATGCCACAAGTCAGAAATTACCTGAAGACACACATCCACAAAACaacaaggagaaggaagaagaggacatAGTAGTCAACCCAATAGCAGCAGAAAGTCTagagcaaaccaagaatgaagAGGCACCCTCAACCCACATTCCCCAGCAACTGATGTTCAGAAGGGCTGCTTCCTCCAATACCAGAGCTTATCCATTGCTGTCAAGACAACTAGTGACTTATCTTATATGATGTTTTCCAAATCTCTTTTATAGCCAAACTGGTCATCATTGCTATGACATAATATTGAAATCTAGTTTAACTATTTGCTTTTATGGAGAAGGCATTTTCTGCTTCATTGGATAACCATGGGGTGGCATTATTAGGAGGGAGATTATATTTTTTGTATTCCCATAGCTTTCAATAACGTAAAAGGCTTTTAAAGGGATGCAGTACTGACCAGGAACATAACTCAGGCTAGAATTATTACTGTGTTGCCTACATTCTTCCGGCTGTGACAACTAGCTGGATAAGACTGAAGCTTTGTCCATTTTGGCTGCTTTTTGGAGTGTTGTCTCAGTTCACTCTAGCATGACGAACCTCAGCTGCAACATACAGAAGAGTAGAAGGCATTCGGAATAGATCACATTAAAGGCGGAGTGACTCAATGAAGGAAGCCACGGCCctaaatttgcaagacctgagcagggctgttttgGGCTGGGGTCTTGGAGGTCTCTCGGCTGCCATAAATAAAACCTGACTTTACACTTCACAATAGAAAAAATATCCTTAAAACCAAGTTGTTCCATTGCATCAAATGGGTGAATGGTTCACAGATTACAGTTCTGTAGAAAAGCATAGATACCAATACCGGATACTTCCAGggattagatttatttatttatttatttatttatttatttatttacagtatttatatttcgcccttctcaccccgacggggactcagggcggatcacattatatacatatagagcaaacatttaatgcccaaatacacatagaaccgagacagagacagacacagaggcaatttaaccttctcctgaggggatgttcgattctggccacaggggggagcagctgcttcatcatccactgtgacagcacttcctcattccaatgtcataaattagttaaatttgcctccctactttataagtggtaccttatttcctacttgatagatgcaactatctttcgggttgctaggtcagcaacgggcaggggctattttttattttttaattgacgagtgctcaccccgccacaggctggcctcgaactcatgacctcatggtcagagtgatttattgcagcaggctgctcacgaGCCTGTAGCACAACCCGGCCCCACAAAGCTGCTACTAGATCCACAAAGCTGCCACCTATTAAATATAGGAAGCAGAAGGCTAAATTGACTGATAGTCTTACTTAGTAGCCTTTTATTTAGGGACATGTTGCCTTGCAGGTGTTTGTTGCAACTTCAATTACTATGAGCTTTAGTcagcaaatcatagaatcacagagttggaagagacctcatggccatctaatccaaccccctgccaagaagcaggaaagtcacattcaaagcaaagATATTGAGAAATGCAGTCCAAGGCCATTTGAAGGGCCTCAAGTTGCCCTCCTTTGCTAACCCACTTGTATTTTATGGCTGCTATGATAAACCTTAAATGAACACTGGTGTTagccattttaatgtaattgtatcttaattgcttttagggtatgtgttgtaatgttttattcatgatttagtttactatgtcttattggattgttttttattattttaatttcaatGCTTAATTCtttgttgtaagtttactgttgttactgtgcatGATCTtgcattattttgatgtgtttgtactcatttgaggcacTGAATGCTTGCCTTTTTTGTTCTGTGTCTGTAAACCACCctaagtcccttcagagagagagggcagtctagaaataaacttttattattgttattattattaatactactaTACATTTATATGAAATGCCCACCTAacacaggctgttaggaattgcgggagttgaagtccaaaacagctggagggccaaagtttgcccgcgCCAAATCTAACAAGTTGAAAAAGTTACTTGTTTCAACTAGAACTCCCTGAATTCTTCGCCCACCACTGGCTGAAAAATTCTAGGAGTTTTAGTTCAAGTGGTTTCTCTTCCCCAAGGAGTTGGTGTCCACAGAGGTGGTGAATAGCTTCCATCTCAGTGAGGCAATGACACTGTGGGTTTTAGTCTAAACATGAAAGTAACTGTACCTATTCCCCAAaagaggttcagcaccttggagagcgagCCAATGTATTGTAGTGTTTCTGgtgctggactaggattctgggagttcaaATCCTCCCTCCCTGCGACCATGGAAACTAAGCAATTTTTACCAAGTTCAACTCTATGAGCGATGAGTTCTGGCTCTCAGATAAGGCACATCCTTTATAATGAAGGACACATCTCAGACCTCAAATTGTTGTTATGAGTTTTCAAATCTATTCCAACTGAAGACAATTCtattatgggttgctgtgagtcttctgagctgtatggccatcttccagaagcattatctcctgacacttcgcccacatctatggcagacatcctcagaagttgttgaggtctgttggagactaggcaagtggggtttatatatctgtggaaggtccggggtgggagaaagaactcttgtctgttggaggcaagtgtgaatgtttcaattaatcaccttgattagcattgaatagccctgcagcttcaaagcctggctgcttcctgcctaggggaatattttgttgggaggtgttagctggctctggttgtttcatgtctgcaattactctgaatgttgttctttatttattgtcctggttttagcaattttttttaaatactggtagccagatttttgttcattttcatggtttcctcctttctgttgaaattgtccacctgcttgtggatttaaaaggcttctctgtgtagtctgacatggtggttgttagagtggtcaagcatatctgtgttctcaaataatttgcTATGCCCAAgtgggttcatcaagtgcttggctatgaacaaaatctggctaccagtacagtagagtactcaattatccaagcctcgcttatctaagtttctggattatccaagccagttttgtagtcaatgttttcaatatatcgtgatatttttgatTGATTTACTGTTGTagtactgttttattgtcttactatgttttattattttttgaatattgttcaatgtatttatgctgttgtttttgtaaattgtgctagttgggccttgccccctgtgatccgccctgagtcccgagtttttattattattattattattattattattattattattattattattattatggtgctaaattcataaatacagtattacaacataacattattgcgtattgaactgctttttctgtcaaatttgttgtataacatgatgttttggtgcttaatttgtaaaatcataacctaatttgatgtttaataggcttttccttaatccctccttattatccaagataataaccctttcagtggtggctcctttgctgtggaactccctccctagtgacatccggcaggctctatcccttttgagttttagtaagaaagtgaagacctggctatgcgagcaagagttcaaagaataagttttgttggcttcgactctgtctggactaaggtttatgtacaaggttttgtggatgaatggctcaagtattttgtattgttttaaatctgtatttaactgcttatgttttattcttttgtattattgtgtattggcatcgaattctgccagttttgtaagccgccctgagtccctttgggtgagaagggcgggatagaaatgatggaaataaataataaataaaatatttgcttgtccaagcttctgccggcccatttagcttggataagtgggactctactgcattttttaaaaaaaactctaaaatcaggacactaaataaagaacaacattctggagaaaaaaacaggggaattccagacgtgAACCAATTccagacacctcccaacaaaggattcccccctccccaggcaggaagcagccaggctttgaagctgttggccaactgcagcattcacacttgcctccaacagacaagagttctttctcccaccaataTATAAACCACCCTTGGCAAGTTTATTCCCTTTATTTGGCctctccctccaagtgttttggacttcaactcccaccattcctaacagcctcaggacccttccttttccccctcagccgcttaagcggctgagggggaaaaggaaggggcctgaggctgtcaggaatggtgggagttgaagtccaaaacacttggagggctcaagtttgcccatgcctattctacAAACAATGTAGAAAGGCTGGAGAAAAAGCTAAGCAGCAACTGCTGGTGCGCCTCTCGCCTCCAGCCACCGGCCAACAGCGACCCCTCGTGGCCACTCCGACCGCAACCGAACCCAATCATCACAACGTGCGTGTAACTCTCTCCGGGCGATTTCGCAGGTTTCCCCACGGAGGTCACGGAGGAAGCATTAACCCTGCTCTTCCCGGAGGAGAAAGGGCAGCCTCGGGATCTGCGGAGAGAGGAAGAGCGCGGCTATGGAATGGAGTTCGGCATCACGATTGACTCAATATTGGAAGCGTGGGAGTCGTGTTCGCGTGTCAAACTCCGGCTTcctccacgattccatagcagggAAAGAGGAGtcagaactgcattcattctgcaatgtagatgagtCAAAAAGGGTGCATCTTTTTGTGTTGTGGCTTTTATGGAATCACAGGGTTttggtgagttttccgggctatgttccgggagcattctctcctgacgtttcggctacacctgtggcaggcatcctcagaagttgtgaggtatattgggggggggaaactaagcaagggaggtttatatatctgtggaaagtccagggtgggagaaagaactcttgtcttttttgAAGGCTGGCAGATTGGTGGTCGCTTTGCCCTACTACAGAGAGAGTCCTGTTACAACTCCTACTAGAACTCGAACTCAGTCCACCTCAGAGGAAGGCGATGGCCAATCCCTGGAGGCAAGAATCCCCGCGATAGCATTGCCTTCCGTGGGAGTAGACTGGGGAGCGCGTAACACAACGCTTGGAGAGCTGAAAGGTGGTCAAGAGAGTCCCTTACTTGAGAGCCTAACTTGTGGAATTGACACGCTTCCTCTGCCGTCCCGTGGGGTTGCGAAGAGGACCTTCCGTGGGCTCGCTCTCCCCACAGAGAAGCCCCACGGCGCGCCCTTTGCTTGACACCTCCCTCCGCCTCCCGGCTGGTGgcggtcctcctcctcctcctcctcctctactcTTTGCGCGTGTATTTTTAGGTCACCGGAGCGGCGGGATAGGTAATCCCCGGGCTCAAGTTCCCAAAAGGGGCGGGTCTCTGGCCGGAGGTGGAGTCACAcgattttttcccccctttttgcgTTTAAATCCCCGGCTATAAAATGGGCTTAAGGAGAAGCGGGATCTCAAGCGCTGGGCTCAGagcgaggaggagaaagaggaggaggagggagagaaagagagggagcacCGTCCACGCGTGACTGTCTCTGCCGCTGCGGGTCCGGCGTGGGGCTCTCTCCTCTTCCAAGTGGCGGGAGTTTTCTTTCTACTGTAGCCGCTTCCCGCGTGGGGGGTGAGTTTCCCCGCGTGGAGATATTTTTATTGTCACGCGTGGGATTTTTTCACGCGTGGgctccttctttctcctccacCACGCGTGGAATTTGTTTTCACGCGTGCATTCCGTTTTCTTCCTTTATCCACGCGTAAATTGTTTCCTGCGTGGAAATTGTTATTGTCACGCGTGGACTTGTGGTTTTTTCACGTGTTGATTCCTTTGCTACTCCTTCCACGCGTGGATTTCCCCGCGCAAAAATTATTGCCTGACGTGGAATTTTCACGCGTGTGTTGCATTTTTTTCACGCgtggatttttttctctctctccctccgggCGGCGATGCTGCTTCCCCCGATGGGCTCGCAGCCCTTGCAAGCGCTGAGCCAGGCGGCGGCGTGCGTCCTGCTCCTGCCGCGCTTCCTCCTCACGGCCCTCATGCTCTGGCTCCTGGACTTCCTTTGCATCCGCAAGAAGCTGCTCCTGACGCCTCGGAGcggcgaggaagaggaggaaggggaagaagaggaggagagaggtgAGGACTCGGAGGAGGCTTCTTTAACGACgtcccctgctgctgctgctgcttcttcttcttcgccTCCGCCTTCTCCCGGCTCCTCGtgcgccgccgcctcctcctcctccgtggaCGACCCCCCGCTCTGCGTCTCGGACTCGAACCGCATGTTCACGCTGGAGTCGCTGAAGGCGGTGTGGCACGGGCAGAAGCTGGACTTCTTCAAGGCGGCGGCGGTGGGCGCGGCGGCGCCGGACCCGGAGGTGGTGCCGCTGGAGGGCGCGGCGGCGGAGAGGCCCGTGAGGCTGCTGGACTTCGCCCGCGGCCCGCGCCCGCTCATCCTCAACTTCGGCAGCTGCACCTGACCGCCCTTCATGGCGCGGCTGCGGGCCTTCCGGCGCCTGGCCGCGCGCTTCCTGGACGTGGCGGACTCGCTGCTGGTGTACATCGAGGAGGCGCACCCCTCGGACGGCTGGGTCAGCTCCGACGCCGCCTACGCCATCCCCAAGCACCGCTGCCTCCAGGACCGGCTCCGCGCCGCGCGGCTCATGCAGGCCGGCGCCCCCGGGTGCCCGCTGGCCGTCGACACCATGGACAACGCCTCCTCCGCCGCCTACGGGGCCTACTTCGAGCGCCTCTACATCGTCCAGGACCGCCGCGTCGTCTACCAGGGCGGGCGCGGGCCCGAGGGCTACAAGATCGCCGAGCTCCGCGCCTGGCTCGACCGCTACCGCAAGAGGCTCCTCCGGCCCAGCAACGCCGGACCCAGCACCGTCGTTGTCCAGGTGTAGAGA
Encoded here:
- the dio3 gene encoding thyroxine 5-deiodinase, producing MLLPPMGSQPLQALSQAAACVLLLPRFLLTALMLWLLDFLCIRKKLLLTPRSGEEEEEGEEEEERGEDSEEASLTTSPAAAAASSSSPPPSPGSSCAAASSSSVDDPPLCVSDSNRMFTLESLKAVWHGQKLDFFKAAAVGAAAPDPEVVPLEGAAAERPVRLLDFARGPRPLILNFGSCTUPPFMARLRAFRRLAARFLDVADSLLVYIEEAHPSDGWVSSDAAYAIPKHRCLQDRLRAARLMQAGAPGCPLAVDTMDNASSAAYGAYFERLYIVQDRRVVYQGGRGPEGYKIAELRAWLDRYRKRLLRPSNAGPSTVVVQV